The DNA region TCTTATTGCAGGCGGATATGACAAGCACACAAAACTTGATAAGTTTATGAAAACGGTGAAAGCGCGTGTCAAATGTTTGATTTTGTTAGGCAATGCAGCAGCAAGATTTAAAGATGAAGCAGAGAAAGCCGGGATAAAAACTATTGTTTTGGCTGATGATATGCGGGGCGCTGTTGAAAAAGGGAAATCCATTGCCTGCAGCGGGGATGTTGTATTGCTGTCTCCGGCATGTTCAAGTTTTGATATGTATGCTAATTATGAAGCGCGAGGCTTTGATTTTAAAAAGATTGTAAACAGGCTGAAGTGATGGGAGTATAGATGAAACGTATTATTTTATCCGGAGGCGGAACAGGTGGACATATTTATCCGGCAATTACGATTGCCCGCGAGATTCTAAAAATAGAAGAAGCAGAGATTTTATTTATCGGAACTCCGGATGGGATGGAGTCTAAAATTATTCCGGAAGAGGGATTTGCTTTTGCATCAATTCCGGTTTCGGGATTAAAAAGGAAAATCACATTTGATAATATAAAAATTTTAATGCAGGCAATACATAGTTTATTTAAAGCAAAAGCTGTTTTGAATAAGTTTAAACCTGATATTGTGATTGGAACGGGCGGATATGTGTGCGGACCTATTTTAATGGCTGCAGCATTGAGCCGTATTCCGACTCTTATCCAAGAGCAAAATGTGATTCCCGGTATTACAAATAAAATTTTAAATCGAGTGGTTGATAAGGTTGCCTTAGGCTACGAAGAAGCGAGAATACGCTTTCCCAAACCGGAAAAATGTATTTATACGGGGAATCCGATTAGGCCGGATGTAGTATCTGCACAACGGGCGGAATCCAGGAGAAAACTAGGGATATCACCTGAAGTGTTTATGGTAGTAATTACCGGCGGCAGCCGTGGTGCAAGAACGATTAATCGTGCAATGATTAGTGTACATGAACATTTTAAGGGAGATAAAGGAATCTGTCTTTATCACATAACAGGGAATCTTGAATACGATAAAATTGTTCGAGAGTTAGGACTTACAGACGGTAAGTCCTTTGGGGAAGGCAGTCGGATTATTAAGTATGAGTATGATATGCCGGCGGTATTAGCAGCTGCGGATCTAATTATCTGCAGGGCGGGGGCAGTGAGTCTTGCGGAACTTGCTGCACGGGAACTCCCTTCTATTCTGATACCATATCCCTACGCGTCAGGAGATCATCAGACATTCAATGCAAGAGTTTTTGTTAAAGCTGAGGCTGCAAAAATGATTGCGGATAAGTATGTGACTGAAAAGGAACTTATTCAGGATATTAATGATTTCAGACACCAGCCTGAAACCTTGGAACGGATGTCTGAAGCAACAAAAAAGATTAAAAAGATCTATGCAGGGGCAGATATTGCGCAATTGGCGCTTGAAATGACGGAGAATAAGAAATGATGGAATTGGAAAATTATCATGCGTTTCATTTTGTTGGGCTTGGCGGTGTGGGAATGTGTGCGCTTGCCAGAATCTTAATTGAAAAAGGTATTACTGTTTCTGGTTCTGATGTGTCGGATTCAGCTGTTTTACAGGAACTTAGGAATAAAGGAGCTGCCGTCTTTATTGGGCATAAGCGGGAAAATATAAACAATGCGGATGTACTGGTAGTTTCTTCAGCCATTGGCATGGATAATCCTGAGCTGCAGGAGGCCAAAAGTAGAGACCTGCCGATTTTCCATCGATCTGATGTATTGGCGGCCATTTTCAAATGGGGAAAAGGCATTGCAGTAGCCGGTGCACATGGAAAATCAACCACGTCAGCAATGATCGGGCAGATTTTTCATGTGGCAAAGATGGATCCTACAATTGTTTTAGGCGGATTCACGGATTATCTTAAAGGAAACTCATGTTTGGGACATGGTGAACATATCATCGCGGAAGCTGATGAAAGTGATGGCTCCTTTTTAAAATTCGCTACGTTTCTTTCTGTAGTAACTAATATAGAGGATGATCATTTAGACCACTATGGGACAGTAGAAAATATAAGAAAGGCCTTTGTTGAGTTTCTTAACCATGTTACTTATAAAGATGGGGGAGCAATTGTTTGTATCGATAGTGAAGGTGTACAGGCTATACTGCCGCAAATAAAGAAAAAGGTTATTTCTTTTGGCATAAATGATTCTGCTGAATATCGTGCGGTGAATAAAAGATATAAAAAGCAGAATATGCTGTTTGATGTGTATCACTATAAAGAAAAACTTGGAACGGTATCTTTGCAGATTCCAGGGATTCATAATGTCAGAGATGCTTTGGGAGCCATTGTGGTAGCATTATATTGTGGAATTTCTTTTGAAACAAGTGTAAAAGCGTTATCAGTGTTTTCCGGCGTTAAGCGTCGGTTTCAGACAAAAATGAAAGAGCATGGGGTTTGGATCGTAGATGATTATGCCCATCATCCGACTGAAATAGCAGCAACGTTAAAAGCAGCCAAAGAGATGGGAAGGCATCGAGTTATTTGTGCATTTCAGCCACATCGATACTCTCGGACAAAATTGCTGCAAGAAGAGTTTTCAGAAGCATTTATTGATGCTGATGTCTTGTTTTTTACTGATATTTATGCAGCCGGTGAATCCCCTATTCAGGGAATAGATGGAACATTGATTCCAAATCTTGTGAAAAGGCGGTTCCCGGATAAACCAATTAATTACGTGAAGAATGTAGAAGATTTGCCCAAAGAGCTTTATAAGGTCATCAAACCTGATGATATGCTGATTACTATGGGCGCAGGGAATATATATATGGCAGGCGAAATGCTTGCGAATCTTATGAAAGGAAAGGGGTTATCCAGTGATTACAAAAAATAATACAGTAGCTGTTTTAATGGGAGGCGTATCTCGTGAGGCGGATATATCCAGGAAAACAGGAACGGCTATTCTTCAGGCGCTGTTGTCTTTGGGGTACCATGCGGTAAAAGTTGAATATAATCCGTCTTGTGTCCTTAAACAGCTTAAAGCAGTCGGGGCGGAAGTTGTTTTTATTGCACTTCATGGGAAATATGGGGAAGATGGAACAATTCAAAGTATACTTGAGTTAAGCAAGATTCCGTATACAGGATCGGGAGTTTCCTCAAGTGCTATTACGATGGATAAGATTATCAGCAGTAGAGTTTTTAAAGATGCCGGTGTCCGGATGGCTTTTTCAAAACCGTATTATTTAAAAAACGGAATTGATACCGTGGCGGAATCCATTGAAAAGAATTTTAAGTTTCCAGTTGTGTTGAAACCGGCATGTGAGGGATCTACGATTGGGCTCGAAATTGTTTATGAAAAAGAGAAATTAAAAGAGGCATTAAAAAGAGTGTTTGCCATTGAATCCAGAATTTTGGCAGAAGCTTATTTAGATGGAAAGGAATTTACCATAGCGGTCCTGAATGGTAAAGCTTTGCCGATTATTCAGATATGCCCTCATTCAGGACAATATGATTTTCACTCTAAATATACGAGTGGTGCAACCGATTATATAGTACCTGCACCATTGCCGGGAGCCGCGGCTGATGAAATGACTCGTATGGCGATTTTAGGATATGAGGCTGCAGAGTGCAGCGGGGTGGTCAGATTTGATTTTCGCACCGATAAAAGAGGAACGCCTTTTCTGCTTGAAGCGAATTCTATTCCGGGAATGACGGAGACAAGTCTTGTACCTAAGGCTGCTGCGGCAATCGGTATGGATTTTCCGTCTTTGTGCGAAAATATTTTGCTGAAAGCTGGTGTTGGTAAAGTATAATACGTGTCAAGGTGGTTTAGAATCATGGGTGAAAAGAAAGCTTTTAAGAAGTTCCCAAAGAAGCAGCACATAAAAAATGACACCCCATCTGTTCAAGAGAGGGTTGAGGAAGTTTATGATGATGGCCGAGTGCTGTTAAAAGAGAAACCTCATAGAAACGGCAGGCATCCAGTATCCTTTTATGGAGCCGGAAAAATTAGAATGTATGCCATGTCAGTGTTTGCGTTATTTTTTATGATATTTTTAACACTGCTATTATTTCCGATACCCTTTGGGCAAATCCAGATCTCGGGAACACGGAGCATCACGTTGGAAGATGTCCTGTTTGAGGGAAATGTTTCCACACCGATTAATATATTGCAAATTAGCACAACTAATCTAGAGGAACGGCTTACCCATGATATTCGAATTCAAACCGTTAGGGTGAAGAGGAGCTCGCCTTTCACCATTTCTGTGGAGATTACGGATAGAAAAGTAGTGGCTGTCATGCAGGGGGAATATGCCTACATATTTCTGGATAAAGAAGGAACAGTCGTTCAAACAGAACCGTCTATTAAAGGAATGGTTTTTCCAATGATAACAGGAAAGAAATTGGGAAATGTCCTTCTTGGGGATAAACTCGATGATGCACAAATCCATACAGCATTAGAATTCATTAACGGGCTTACTGAAGACGGCATCAAAATATTTTCGGAAGTGAATGTGGGAAATACGGATAATCTGATGGCCTATACAAGAGGTGGGATATCCGTCCATTTAAAGAATGGAACGGATATGGAAAAAAAGGCGGCGCTTGCGGAAAGTATGGTGAACGATGTCAAGGCGAGAGGATTGTCTGTTGAGTATCTGGATGCCAATTTGGCAGCACCCTTTATTAAATTGAAAAGGTAGTGTAATATTTTGGGAACATATACAATATATATGGCGAATCTTTTCAAAGTATTGTAGAATATAAAATATATTATTATGAAACAAATTGAACATAATTGTAGTATATCGCAAGTACCAGAAGGAGGAGCGAAAATGGGAGATTCTGAAATCGCAAAAATTAAAGTCATCGGTGTAGGTGGCGGTGGAAATAATGCCGTTAACCGCATGATTGAGGCAAATATATCCGGTGTAGAATTTATTGCTGTAAATACGGAGCTTCAAGTGTTGAATCAGTCCAATGCACCGACAAAGATACAGATTGGCGAGAAGCTGACACGCGGTCTGGGGGCAGGCGCTAAACCTATTGTTGGTGAACAGGCCGCAGAAGAGTCGCGTGAAGATTTATCAAAAGCCCTTAGTGGTGCCGATATGGTATTCGTTACCGGAGGAATGGGGGGGGGCACAGGAACCGGTGCGGCTCCTGTAGCAGCTCTTTGTGCCAGGGAACTTGGCGCATTAACCATTGCCGTAGTTACAAAACCGTTTAGTTTTGAAGGTAAGGTTCGTATGAAAAATGCACTGGAGGGCATTGAGAAGTTAAAGGGAAATGTAGATGCCATTTTGGTTGTTTCTAATGATAAATTACTTCAGATTTTTGATAAAAAAACACCATTGAGAGATGCATTTAAAACGGCTGATGAAGTGCTTCGTCAGGGGATTCAGGGGATTTCTGATCTGATTACTGTCCCCGGGGTTATTAATCTTGACTTTGCAGATGTCAGGACGATTATGAGTGATCAAGGTGAAGCACTGATGGGAATTGGCATGGGGACAGGTGATAATCGTGCAAGCGATGCGGCAACCATGGCTATTAACAGTCCGTTATTAGAACGTAGCATTGACGGTGCCAAAGGTATTATTATCAATATCACGGGAAATGAAGATCTCGGGCTTTTTGAAATCAATGAGGCGTCTCAGATTATAACGGAAGCCGCCGACCCTGATGCAAATATTATTTGGGGAACATCTGTCGATTCGACACTTGATAATGATACCGTTAAAATTACGGTTATTGCAACAGGATTTGAAGAAAGAGCAAAAACTGCGGCAGGAACCAGTACGTTTAGAGGCAGCATTCATACACCCGGTATTGCGGTTCCTGAATTTTTGAAAAAATGATAGTAAGCAGGGCCACACCGCAATCGCAGTGTGGCTTTTTTTGTAAGGAGAATGTTATGAGATGTCCTTTTTGCAGCAGTCTTGATACAAAAGTGACTGATTCACGTGATACAGATGATGGTGCGTCTATTCGCAGAAGGAGGCAGTGTTTATCTTGTAATCGTCGGTTTACAACCTATGAAACTGTTGAACAAGCACCATTACGCGTAGTGAAGAAGAACGGATCCCGTGAAATGTTTGATAGGAATAAGTTGAGAAATGGCCTTGTCAGAGCTTGTGAAAAAAGAAATATTTCATCCCGTCAGATCGAAGAAATCGTTAATTCTGTAGAACGAACTGTCAGAAATGAATTGAAACAGGAGGTTCCTACTGAAGTTATCGGTAATCTTATCATGGAAGAACTGCGTAAATTGGATCAGGTTGCCTATGTCCGCTTTGCATCGGTATATAGGGAGTTTAAAGATTTAAGCAGTTTCATGAGCGAACTCGAAACGCTAATGAAAAATGGTAAAACAGAAGGAACCGATAGTAAAAATGATCAAAATTAATACGATAGAAACGTGTTTTAATGCTCACGAAGAAACTTTATTGGCAACGAAAAAACTTTTCCCTGTAATTCGCCAAATGGCTGAAATATGTCAAGATGCAATGATAACCGGACATAAGATTCTTATCTGTGGTAATGGCGGCAGCGCTGCTGACGCGCAGCATATTGCTGCGGAGTTTATTGGAAGGTTTCATAACGAGCGGCGGGCGCTTCCTGCAATTGCCCTTAGTACAGATACATCTATCTTGACATCTATCGCAAATGACTATAACTATTCCCAAGTTTTTTCCCGGCAGGTACAAGGACTTGGGCGCGCTGGAGATGTATTCTGGGGGATATCCACCAGCGGAAATAGCGAAAATGTGAATAAAGCGATTATAGAGGCTAAAAACAAGAGGATGATAACTATTGCCTCAACTGGTAAGACTGGAGGGGAGATGGTTGATACTTGTGATGTTGCACTTGTGATTCCCAGTGATAGTACGGCGAGAATTCAAGAAATGCATATATTATGTGCCCATATCATTTGTCAGTTGATTGATGACCTTGATTGGGGTAAATAATAATGCGTATTGGGAAAAAGGCGATACTTTTTGATCGGGATGGTGTTCTTAATATTGATTCCGGATATGTATACCGATATGAAAATATCCGCTGGATTGATGGTGCGAGAGAAGCGGTTGCCCGGTTAACGGAAGAGGGATGGCTTTTGTTTGTTGTTACCAATCAAAGCGGTGTGGCGCGTGGTTTCTATACGGAAAAAGATGTGATGAAACTGCATAAACAAATGAATAAAGAATTTAGGAAATATGGTGGAAATATTACTGAATTCTTTTTTTGCCCACATCTGAATGGTGCAGAAATTTCCCGCTATAACATGGACTGTAACTGCAGGAAACCTAAGCCGGGGATGATTTTACAGGCGATTAACAAGTATGGGTTGATTAAAGAAAACACATTTTTGGTCGGTGATAGCAGAAGAGATATAGAAGCAGCAGCCCGTGCGGGTATAAAAGGTTTTTTATTTGAAGGGGATAATTTAAATCTTTTTCTGAAAAATATTTTTCGGGAAAAAGGATAACTAGATAGATGAAAGATTACAAAAATATACTGGTTATTAAAATGAGCTCATTGGGGGATATAATTCATGCATTGCCTTCACTTTATGCTTTAAGGGAGCTCTTTCCAGATGCGTGCATTACCTGGGCGATACATGAAAGTTTTGCGAAGATACTTCCGGGAAAACCGTGGATCGACAATGTATATGTTATTGATCGAAAACGAATAAAGAAAATAAATTATTTGCTCCAGGTAAGGAAGGATTTGCATAAAAAACAGTTTGATCTTGTGATTGATTTGCAAATGATTGCGAAGAGCGAATTAATTTCATTTCTAACGGGCTGTCATGAACGGATTGGCTATAATGATGCACGGGAATGCAGTGGATTATTTAGCCGTGCCATTTCCGGCAAATATAAAAATGGGCATATCATTGAACAGCTTTTAGATGTAATACGTTACTTGGGATGGCAGGGAAGCGGAATCCATTTCCCGCTCCATGACTACAAAAATGAATTGTCAGTTGTGAGAAAAAAGCTTTCTGAGGCAGGTGTAATTGGGAAATATGTACTTCTTGTGCCTGGAACAAGAGGTGAAAATAAAAAGTGGCCCATTGGATATTGGGGAGAGCTGGCAAAACGATTGGCCAAGAAGGGAATTTTCTGTATTATATCCGGAACTGTGGGTGAAAGGCCTATGGCAGATGAAATCCGCAGGATAGCACAGTCGAAATATGTAGTAGATTTCATGGGTAAAACAAATTTATTGGAATTGATAGCATTGGAAAAGATGGCTGCTGTCCATGTATCATCGGACACAGGACCGCTCCATATTGCCAATGCTGTTGGAACTCCTATTATTGCGTTATTTGGCCCCACGCCTCCTTATCGAAACGGTCCCTATGGAAATCGTTATAGTGAGGTTCTTTTAGCGGAAAATCCCGGCCATGGAGTTACAAATATGGGTACAATTTCAGTAGAGGCTGTTTATGATTCATGTATGAAAAAACTATCGTTGTGAATTGTTTGTGCATCAGATTGTTGGAGAAACAAGTGATGTATAAGGAGAAATTTGGTTGGAGCATATCACAAGCAAAAACAACCGCTGGATCAGATTGGCAATCCGTCTCAAACAAAAAAAGTACAGGGATAAGAATAAAATGTTTCTGATGGAGGGGCTCCGTAATGCGGAAGATGTTCAGAATCAAGAGATAAGTGATATTGTATGCCTGGTTCAGTCGGAAAGAGCAGAGAATGGATCAGTGCAGCACATTTTTGAACGGGGGGAAAATCTGCACTGGCTATTTTGTGAAGTTGAAGAACCGCTGATGCGTTTAATTTCGGGTACAGAAAATGGACAGGGAATCATCTTATTGGTGAAACAGCCATATGTTATGGATTATCCCCAGTTATTAAATGGTTTGCATGGTAAATATGTTTTGTTGGATACAGTCCAGGATCCCGGAAATGTTGGGGCGATTATCAGGACGGCCGCCGCGGCTGGGTGTAGTGGAGTTCTTTTGACAAAGGGGAGTGCAGATCCATATTCGGAGAAAGTGGTAAGGAGTTCTATGGGCAGTATTCTTAGACTTCCGATATATCATGATTTGGACATAGAATTTTTAAAAGAAATTAAATCTTTTTCGAAGGTTCCTTTTATTGGAACATCACTTAGTGCTTCCCAAAATTATCGCCATGCCAAGTTTGTGACAGAGGGGGTTTTTATCTTTGGAAATGAAGGAAGTGGAATAAGTCCGGAAATATTAGACTTGACGGATTGGAATGTGTTTATCCCTATGGCAGGTACTGTGGAATCATTAAATGTTTCTTCGACAGCGGCAATCATTTTATTCTATTATTTAGATGATAATGAATTTAATAATTAATAGTATTTAGTAGAGTTTGGACATATTAATTCAAAAATGCTTGATTATAGTGTGTACGATTGAAAGGAAAGATGATGAAAAAACAGCTGATAATTAATGCCGATGATTTTGGGATACATGAGGCTGTGAATCTTGCTGTTTATAGAGGTTTTGAGTCAGGGATTTTAACCAGTACTTCGATTATGGCAGGTGGGGATGCTTTTTCCTCAGCGGTGAGGCTATCTCGCGAAATGGGAAATATTGGGATAGGAATCCATCTAACCTTGGTAGGAACACTGACAACAGTTTTACCTGCTGAAGAAGTTCCGACGCTAACTTGGGAGAAAGGAGTCCTTTGTAAAGATTATTTAGAATTAATTCTCCGAGATATGAAAGGCCTTATTAGTCTTGATGACGTTTACAGGGAGTGGGATGCACAAATCCGTAAGGTTCTTGATGCAGGAATTTCGATTACGCACATTGATGGGCATCAACATCTTCATATGTGGAATAAATTTTTTCCTATTGCCCTTGCATTAGGGAAGAAATATAAAATTCCATGTATGAGAGTACCTGATGAAAGCTTTTTTTTTGATATAAGCGCAAAAAATATTTTACGATCAATGGCAGGAACCGGATTGGCCTTTATTGCCCGAAGGCATAGAAGTGTATTAAAGCAGATGAATGTGAAAACGAATGATTATTTTTACGGAATGCTCTACGGGGGACATTTGACGGAAGATAGAATAATCAATTTATTGAGCAGGGTTAAGTCTGGCGTTACAGAGATTATGTGCCATCCTTCATCGAATGAACAGGAAATGGATAGGCAATTTCGGTGGGGATATCATGGGGAATCGGAACTACAGGCATTATTATCGACAACGGTAAAGGAAAAGATTGATGAAGAGAGTATTGATTTAATATCTTATCGGGATGTGGCAATAGAAGGGATTTCTGCAAAATGAAAAATAATGAAAAGCAGTTTTATTTGGTGGATTTTCAAGTATTACCGGAAGCAATAAAAAAAACAATTCGCATTAAAGAATCTTTGAAAAATGGAAGGGTGAAGACAATAAATGAAGCATTATCTGCGATGAATATAAGCAGGAGTGCTTATTATAAATATAAAGATCATGTGGAACCGGTAACGGGAGCCGTTAAAGAACGCAGTATCACATACTTTATAATGATGCAAAATGATTTTTCTCTTTTAAATAAAATAATGAGAAAAATAAAAAAGGAAAATAATGATGTGCTATCCATAAATAGCGGGGTAGCTTTTGGCGAAAATGTTCCGACTATAATTTCATTTAAGACAAAGATGACCCTGGCGGATATAAATTTATTGGCAGAAAGTATTCGCAGGATTAAGGGGATCATACGAATCGTCGTTTCAGAAGAGGAAGGTAGCCGATGAAAAATATAAATATCGCTTTACTCGGATTTGGTACGGTTGGAAGCGGTGTGGCAGAAACGATTAAGAGAAATTCCGACATTATCAAAGAGCGGCTGGGCGTGCATTTATTGATAAAATATGTTCTGGTTCGAGAGGTAAACAAATATACTAAATTTCCCGTATTGAAAGATATTCATTTAACCGATAACTTTTCGGAGATAATAGAAGATGAATCCCTGGATATCATTGTTGAAGTGATGGGAGGGATTACCCCAGCCAAGGAGTATATTTTCAGTGCATTGGAGCATGGATTGAGCGTCGTCAGCGCAAATAAGGATTTAGTAGCTTTATATGGCCCGGATATTATCCATAAGGCGATTGAGAACCATGTAAATTTCAGTTGTGAGGCGAGTGTCGGCGGAGGAATTCCTATTTTGATGCCACTCCATCAGTCACTTGCAGCAAATCAGATTGAAAGTATCGTGGGCATATTGAATGGAACAACAAATTATATATTGTCACAGATGACAGAAACCGGTGTCAACTATGCAAACGCATTGGCAGATGCAAAAAAACAAGGATTTGCCGAGGCTGATCCGACAAATGATGTGTGTGGTTTTGATGCGGCCAGAAAACTTGCTATTTTATCCTCTATTGGATTTAGAGCTAATGTAACCTTTGATGATGTTTTGGTGGAAGGCATTGAAAAGATAGATAAAAGTGATATTCAATATGCGAAAGATATGGGATATACAATTAAACTTTTAACGGTTGCGCTCAGACAGGAAAATGGGATTGCACTAAACGTTTATCCGGCCTTTTTGCCCGATAATCATCCATTGTCTTCAGTAAAGGGGGCATATAATGCGATTTATGTAACTGGAAATATTGTTGATGATGTTATGTTTTATGGCAGAGGAGCCGGCGCATTACCTACGGCAAGTGCAGTGATGGGGGAT from Dialister invisus DSM 15470 includes:
- the murG gene encoding undecaprenyldiphospho-muramoylpentapeptide beta-N-acetylglucosaminyltransferase — protein: MKRIILSGGGTGGHIYPAITIAREILKIEEAEILFIGTPDGMESKIIPEEGFAFASIPVSGLKRKITFDNIKILMQAIHSLFKAKAVLNKFKPDIVIGTGGYVCGPILMAAALSRIPTLIQEQNVIPGITNKILNRVVDKVALGYEEARIRFPKPEKCIYTGNPIRPDVVSAQRAESRRKLGISPEVFMVVITGGSRGARTINRAMISVHEHFKGDKGICLYHITGNLEYDKIVRELGLTDGKSFGEGSRIIKYEYDMPAVLAAADLIICRAGAVSLAELAARELPSILIPYPYASGDHQTFNARVFVKAEAAKMIADKYVTEKELIQDINDFRHQPETLERMSEATKKIKKIYAGADIAQLALEMTENKK
- the murC gene encoding UDP-N-acetylmuramate--L-alanine ligase gives rise to the protein MMELENYHAFHFVGLGGVGMCALARILIEKGITVSGSDVSDSAVLQELRNKGAAVFIGHKRENINNADVLVVSSAIGMDNPELQEAKSRDLPIFHRSDVLAAIFKWGKGIAVAGAHGKSTTSAMIGQIFHVAKMDPTIVLGGFTDYLKGNSCLGHGEHIIAEADESDGSFLKFATFLSVVTNIEDDHLDHYGTVENIRKAFVEFLNHVTYKDGGAIVCIDSEGVQAILPQIKKKVISFGINDSAEYRAVNKRYKKQNMLFDVYHYKEKLGTVSLQIPGIHNVRDALGAIVVALYCGISFETSVKALSVFSGVKRRFQTKMKEHGVWIVDDYAHHPTEIAATLKAAKEMGRHRVICAFQPHRYSRTKLLQEEFSEAFIDADVLFFTDIYAAGESPIQGIDGTLIPNLVKRRFPDKPINYVKNVEDLPKELYKVIKPDDMLITMGAGNIYMAGEMLANLMKGKGLSSDYKK
- a CDS encoding D-alanine--D-alanine ligase family protein; this translates as MITKNNTVAVLMGGVSREADISRKTGTAILQALLSLGYHAVKVEYNPSCVLKQLKAVGAEVVFIALHGKYGEDGTIQSILELSKIPYTGSGVSSSAITMDKIISSRVFKDAGVRMAFSKPYYLKNGIDTVAESIEKNFKFPVVLKPACEGSTIGLEIVYEKEKLKEALKRVFAIESRILAEAYLDGKEFTIAVLNGKALPIIQICPHSGQYDFHSKYTSGATDYIVPAPLPGAAADEMTRMAILGYEAAECSGVVRFDFRTDKRGTPFLLEANSIPGMTETSLVPKAAAAIGMDFPSLCENILLKAGVGKV
- a CDS encoding cell division protein FtsQ/DivIB — translated: MIFLTLLLFPIPFGQIQISGTRSITLEDVLFEGNVSTPINILQISTTNLEERLTHDIRIQTVRVKRSSPFTISVEITDRKVVAVMQGEYAYIFLDKEGTVVQTEPSIKGMVFPMITGKKLGNVLLGDKLDDAQIHTALEFINGLTEDGIKIFSEVNVGNTDNLMAYTRGGISVHLKNGTDMEKKAALAESMVNDVKARGLSVEYLDANLAAPFIKLKR
- the ftsZ gene encoding cell division protein FtsZ, which gives rise to MGDSEIAKIKVIGVGGGGNNAVNRMIEANISGVEFIAVNTELQVLNQSNAPTKIQIGEKLTRGLGAGAKPIVGEQAAEESREDLSKALSGADMVFVTGGMGGGTGTGAAPVAALCARELGALTIAVVTKPFSFEGKVRMKNALEGIEKLKGNVDAILVVSNDKLLQIFDKKTPLRDAFKTADEVLRQGIQGISDLITVPGVINLDFADVRTIMSDQGEALMGIGMGTGDNRASDAATMAINSPLLERSIDGAKGIIINITGNEDLGLFEINEASQIITEAADPDANIIWGTSVDSTLDNDTVKITVIATGFEERAKTAAGTSTFRGSIHTPGIAVPEFLKK
- the nrdR gene encoding transcriptional regulator NrdR, whose translation is MRCPFCSSLDTKVTDSRDTDDGASIRRRRQCLSCNRRFTTYETVEQAPLRVVKKNGSREMFDRNKLRNGLVRACEKRNISSRQIEEIVNSVERTVRNELKQEVPTEVIGNLIMEELRKLDQVAYVRFASVYREFKDLSSFMSELETLMKNGKTEGTDSKNDQN
- the gmhA gene encoding D-sedoheptulose 7-phosphate isomerase, encoding MIKINTIETCFNAHEETLLATKKLFPVIRQMAEICQDAMITGHKILICGNGGSAADAQHIAAEFIGRFHNERRALPAIALSTDTSILTSIANDYNYSQVFSRQVQGLGRAGDVFWGISTSGNSENVNKAIIEAKNKRMITIASTGKTGGEMVDTCDVALVIPSDSTARIQEMHILCAHIICQLIDDLDWGK
- a CDS encoding D-glycero-alpha-D-manno-heptose-1,7-bisphosphate 7-phosphatase translates to MRIGKKAILFDRDGVLNIDSGYVYRYENIRWIDGAREAVARLTEEGWLLFVVTNQSGVARGFYTEKDVMKLHKQMNKEFRKYGGNITEFFFCPHLNGAEISRYNMDCNCRKPKPGMILQAINKYGLIKENTFLVGDSRRDIEAAARAGIKGFLFEGDNLNLFLKNIFREKG
- a CDS encoding glycosyltransferase family 9 protein, with protein sequence MKDYKNILVIKMSSLGDIIHALPSLYALRELFPDACITWAIHESFAKILPGKPWIDNVYVIDRKRIKKINYLLQVRKDLHKKQFDLVIDLQMIAKSELISFLTGCHERIGYNDARECSGLFSRAISGKYKNGHIIEQLLDVIRYLGWQGSGIHFPLHDYKNELSVVRKKLSEAGVIGKYVLLVPGTRGENKKWPIGYWGELAKRLAKKGIFCIISGTVGERPMADEIRRIAQSKYVVDFMGKTNLLELIALEKMAAVHVSSDTGPLHIANAVGTPIIALFGPTPPYRNGPYGNRYSEVLLAENPGHGVTNMGTISVEAVYDSCMKKLSL
- a CDS encoding TrmH family RNA methyltransferase gives rise to the protein MAIRLKQKKYRDKNKMFLMEGLRNAEDVQNQEISDIVCLVQSERAENGSVQHIFERGENLHWLFCEVEEPLMRLISGTENGQGIILLVKQPYVMDYPQLLNGLHGKYVLLDTVQDPGNVGAIIRTAAAAGCSGVLLTKGSADPYSEKVVRSSMGSILRLPIYHDLDIEFLKEIKSFSKVPFIGTSLSASQNYRHAKFVTEGVFIFGNEGSGISPEILDLTDWNVFIPMAGTVESLNVSSTAAIILFYYLDDNEFNN
- a CDS encoding ChbG/HpnK family deacetylase yields the protein MMKKQLIINADDFGIHEAVNLAVYRGFESGILTSTSIMAGGDAFSSAVRLSREMGNIGIGIHLTLVGTLTTVLPAEEVPTLTWEKGVLCKDYLELILRDMKGLISLDDVYREWDAQIRKVLDAGISITHIDGHQHLHMWNKFFPIALALGKKYKIPCMRVPDESFFFDISAKNILRSMAGTGLAFIARRHRSVLKQMNVKTNDYFYGMLYGGHLTEDRIINLLSRVKSGVTEIMCHPSSNEQEMDRQFRWGYHGESELQALLSTTVKEKIDEESIDLISYRDVAIEGISAK
- a CDS encoding homoserine dehydrogenase, coding for MKNINIALLGFGTVGSGVAETIKRNSDIIKERLGVHLLIKYVLVREVNKYTKFPVLKDIHLTDNFSEIIEDESLDIIVEVMGGITPAKEYIFSALEHGLSVVSANKDLVALYGPDIIHKAIENHVNFSCEASVGGGIPILMPLHQSLAANQIESIVGILNGTTNYILSQMTETGVNYANALADAKKQGFAEADPTNDVCGFDAARKLAILSSIGFRANVTFDDVLVEGIEKIDKSDIQYAKDMGYTIKLLTVALRQENGIALNVYPAFLPDNHPLSSVKGAYNAIYVTGNIVDDVMFYGRGAGALPTASAVMGDVISTAQHILNGSTGTGMIMTDTKRIPFYSSLKLQNSYYFRLDVDDVTGVLSQIAAAFAENDISICEVVQKRKTKGLAELVLITELASRESILQVEKALQVLPCMRKVANVIRVM